The Proteiniborus ethanoligenes region GATTTAGTTCATTTACCTTGTTCCAATCGACCATTTTAGTTATATGGTCATCTCTGTCTCTTAGCTCAATCTCCATGTCTTTTGCCATTTCTTCTTTAAAGCTCTGAAAAGCCTCTCTTGCTTTTGGAGATACTTTATTATTTTTCATTATATCACCTCTCTTTAGATTATTCTTTGATTAATTCTAATAAATATTATTGGAATATAATGGGCTCAGGGCTCAAAATATCTTAAATACATAAAAAACCTATATAAGTAAACCATAACTATATATAGTTATGGTTTACTCTATTATAAATAAGTTTTTCAAAGGAGATTAAGGCAATGAAAACAAATGGAGTAACTGTT contains the following coding sequences:
- a CDS encoding small, acid-soluble spore protein, alpha/beta type, producing MKNNKVSPKAREAFQSFKEEMAKDMEIELRDRDDHITKMVDWNKVNELNHLGRS